A genomic window from Exiguobacterium acetylicum DSM 20416 includes:
- a CDS encoding globin domain-containing protein yields the protein MLSTSTIQIVQSTVPVLASHGAAITKVFYQRLFQAHPELKHVFNQSNQRSDRQSQALATAVYAAAAHIDRLETLKPVLLPVLHKHRSLQIKPEMYPLVGQELLGAMQDVLGEAATPEILQAWGEAYGEIADLFIALEAELYAQDEQAKGFSGYQSVEISDIQEQADGIRSLTFKTNGPLPVYQAGQYITVRIQDQDGLWQNRQYSLTTASNTTTYTIGVKREGIVSDYLHAAGIGDTVLISAPAGAFTLDASGEPVVLIAGGIGITPMLAMAEEALAAGRQVTLHYAVQDERNRPFNEQLALLEQRGARVVRYAEHQATDQAGRLPKDVIASITDPTYVCGPEAMIQFVIEHFKASPDKLHYEIFGPALAFAAETPVTQ from the coding sequence ATGTTATCAACCTCTACCATTCAAATCGTTCAATCGACTGTTCCAGTCCTTGCGTCACACGGCGCCGCAATCACGAAAGTCTTCTATCAGCGCTTGTTTCAGGCTCATCCGGAACTGAAACACGTCTTCAATCAATCAAATCAACGGAGCGACCGACAATCGCAAGCACTCGCGACTGCCGTGTATGCCGCTGCTGCTCACATCGATCGACTCGAGACGTTAAAGCCGGTCTTATTACCGGTACTCCATAAACACCGCAGTCTACAAATCAAACCGGAGATGTATCCGCTCGTCGGACAAGAATTACTCGGAGCGATGCAAGACGTCTTAGGTGAAGCAGCGACGCCGGAGATTTTGCAAGCGTGGGGCGAAGCGTACGGTGAAATTGCCGATCTGTTCATCGCACTTGAAGCTGAACTATACGCGCAGGACGAACAGGCGAAAGGCTTTTCCGGTTATCAGTCCGTCGAGATTTCTGACATTCAGGAACAAGCAGACGGAATTCGCTCGCTGACTTTTAAAACGAACGGTCCGCTTCCTGTTTATCAAGCAGGGCAATACATTACGGTACGAATTCAAGATCAAGACGGCTTATGGCAAAACCGTCAATACAGTCTGACGACGGCATCGAACACGACTACCTATACGATTGGCGTCAAACGAGAAGGAATCGTTTCGGATTACTTACATGCAGCTGGAATCGGTGACACGGTATTGATTAGTGCGCCGGCTGGTGCCTTCACGCTTGATGCATCAGGTGAACCCGTCGTATTAATTGCTGGCGGAATCGGGATCACGCCGATGCTTGCGATGGCAGAGGAAGCGTTAGCTGCTGGTCGCCAGGTAACGTTACATTACGCCGTCCAAGATGAACGCAATCGTCCATTTAACGAACAACTCGCCTTACTCGAGCAACGTGGAGCGCGCGTCGTTCGTTACGCGGAACATCAGGCAACAGATCAAGCGGGACGCTTACCGAAAGACGTCATCGCAAGCATCACGGATCCGACATACGTCTGTGGTCCGGAAGCAATGATTCAATTTGTCATTGAGCACTTCAAAGCATCACCTGATAAACTTCATTACGAAATCTTTGGACCAGCGCTTGCTTTTGCAGCGGAAACGCCAGTCACGCAGTAA
- a CDS encoding sugar nucleotide-binding protein — protein sequence MKAIITGMNGTVAPVVADVLAKHNIKTVAWDRTKVSTTNESAMRTFLETERPDYFLHIGMGSVSWTEALVRLCQEYKIPFFFTSTVSVFSDDVPAPIKKDAVPDATDEYGAYKIACEKAIQAIDPQAKIVRIGWQIGTEAGSNNMVDFFTNEMKQHGVIQASRNWYPSSSLLEDTAEALVTILLQREAGLYQLNGNDRYSMYDLARALNTLHAKNWTIEPVDEPRRDNRMATDVVLVRPLSERLPL from the coding sequence ATGAAAGCAATCATTACAGGCATGAACGGTACGGTAGCACCCGTCGTTGCGGACGTCTTAGCAAAACACAACATCAAGACGGTCGCGTGGGACCGGACGAAAGTCTCAACGACCAATGAATCCGCAATGCGGACATTTTTAGAAACCGAACGACCGGATTATTTCTTACATATTGGGATGGGGTCCGTCAGTTGGACGGAAGCGCTTGTCCGCTTGTGCCAAGAGTATAAGATCCCATTCTTCTTCACGAGTACGGTGTCTGTTTTCTCCGATGACGTGCCAGCACCGATTAAAAAGGATGCTGTACCAGACGCGACCGATGAGTATGGTGCGTATAAGATTGCTTGCGAAAAAGCAATTCAAGCAATCGATCCGCAAGCGAAAATCGTCCGGATCGGCTGGCAGATTGGAACGGAGGCAGGGTCGAACAACATGGTCGACTTCTTTACGAACGAAATGAAGCAGCATGGCGTTATTCAAGCAAGTCGAAACTGGTATCCGTCGAGTTCATTGCTTGAGGACACGGCGGAAGCACTTGTTACGATTTTACTTCAACGCGAAGCGGGGCTCTATCAATTGAACGGTAACGATCGTTATTCGATGTACGATTTAGCGCGTGCCTTAAATACACTCCACGCGAAAAACTGGACGATTGAACCAGTTGATGAACCACGCCGGGATAACCGAATGGCGACAGATGTCGTCTTAGTTCGTCCGTTATCAGAACGATTACCACTCTAA
- a CDS encoding ABC transporter substrate-binding protein produces MDAYLFMLWRTCRNGHYSIATLADAIHLSPKQTKRYLNKWQEDGWIGYTSGRGRGNLSELVWLRHVEREYAKRMLERIDRDSIESVTEELTWDWSPAQAGRFMRQLERKFGYTQTTSDALLIPRKRNFLTTHPLEAADIHSAHLVQNVFNRLFTIDVDGNIQGELAHHYVWNGATLSLFLRKDVRFHDGSLLTSKEVTKSLRALIAYPAYAYSYRHVKQIVSNGPYRVDLTLDQRRSSILPQLASIHTSIIKDGVGTGSFQLTQHDDKKTVLTAFPNYFGIRALLDRIEFIQMPEQYDPVYRTSASDSSPIDTIATQSGFGLVLLHPRAGGPFESKAARHYIHRLVAEVRGGIHDFHERAQPNDCGFLESYSQPYAVPDGPAVLFTQPIRIKLTDFTDKVTRWLCQRFDQDRIPYEFVEVGFEESITDFHAYDTIDLAVHAEVFERNVQYAFYQFMTNTFSPPIRLFQQMPEMLKSIEQYDATPFEDWLPIHQAIERYLIDESYFIPFYHDTRLIPYPIELQNITIDSFGYFDFSKLWISNQS; encoded by the coding sequence ATGGATGCTTATCTTTTTATGTTATGGAGGACTTGCCGAAATGGACACTACTCGATTGCGACGCTTGCCGACGCCATCCATCTAAGTCCTAAACAAACGAAACGATATCTCAATAAATGGCAGGAAGACGGCTGGATTGGTTACACGAGTGGGCGTGGACGAGGCAACTTAAGTGAACTCGTCTGGCTGCGTCACGTTGAACGGGAATATGCGAAACGGATGCTCGAGCGGATCGACCGCGACTCAATCGAATCGGTGACCGAAGAATTAACGTGGGACTGGTCGCCGGCGCAAGCAGGACGCTTCATGCGGCAACTCGAACGGAAATTCGGCTATACACAGACGACGTCTGATGCGTTATTGATTCCGCGAAAGCGGAACTTCCTGACGACCCACCCGTTAGAAGCGGCGGATATCCATAGTGCTCATCTCGTCCAGAACGTCTTCAACCGCCTGTTTACGATTGACGTCGACGGTAACATCCAAGGTGAACTGGCGCATCACTATGTCTGGAACGGGGCGACGCTCAGTCTCTTCTTACGGAAAGACGTCCGCTTTCATGACGGTTCGCTCCTGACGAGCAAAGAAGTGACGAAGAGTCTGCGTGCTTTGATTGCTTACCCTGCTTACGCCTATTCCTATCGGCACGTGAAACAGATCGTCTCGAACGGTCCGTACCGGGTCGATCTCACACTCGATCAACGGCGGAGTTCGATTTTGCCACAGCTTGCCTCGATTCACACGAGCATTATCAAGGACGGTGTCGGAACAGGATCGTTCCAACTGACGCAACACGACGACAAGAAGACCGTTCTGACGGCTTTCCCGAACTACTTCGGCATCCGTGCCCTGCTCGACCGGATTGAATTCATCCAGATGCCGGAGCAATACGACCCGGTCTACCGGACATCGGCTTCTGACTCTAGTCCAATTGATACGATCGCCACACAATCCGGCTTTGGTCTCGTCTTGCTTCATCCACGTGCTGGTGGTCCGTTCGAATCAAAAGCAGCGCGGCATTATATCCACCGGCTTGTCGCAGAAGTACGCGGTGGCATTCATGACTTTCATGAACGGGCACAACCGAACGACTGTGGTTTTCTTGAGTCCTATAGTCAACCGTATGCTGTCCCGGATGGTCCTGCCGTCTTGTTCACGCAACCGATCCGAATCAAGCTGACTGATTTTACGGACAAGGTGACACGCTGGCTCTGTCAGCGATTTGATCAGGACAGAATTCCGTATGAGTTCGTCGAAGTGGGGTTTGAAGAGAGCATCACGGATTTTCATGCGTACGATACGATCGATCTCGCCGTCCACGCCGAAGTGTTCGAGCGGAATGTCCAGTACGCCTTCTATCAGTTCATGACGAATACGTTTTCACCGCCGATCCGACTGTTTCAACAGATGCCGGAGATGCTGAAATCGATTGAACAATACGATGCGACACCGTTTGAAGATTGGCTTCCGATACATCAAGCGATTGAGCGTTACCTGATCGACGAATCGTATTTCATTCCGTTCTATCACGATACTCGTCTGATTCCGTATCCGATCGAACTGCAAAATATCACGATTGACTCGTTCGGTTACTTTGATTTCTCAAAGCTCTGGATCTCCAATCAATCGTGA
- a CDS encoding MFS transporter, which yields MSRAFRFMYVSDLLSTVGTSFVYIAIYWLSAEEISASGVALIATGVFLIRFLVSTFVGPWIDRFVSASLYQMSLLIRLLALGITLAGIGMTDVVLPWLLGLLVVQTILQIISGNAVFTWVVDLVEDDQLPQANAYLATIERIGTLSGFLLGGMMIARFSIASILWLDLGLHLVAWLLVRHMTGQVAEGVRTGSYREALLEGIRHVARDSRLKWILGCAILANWMITPMNTLLAPYAKDVLSGNAQTFSALELATVIGGITMSLLYGKWVVSIRQDKLFRVAVVLQGLAIAIVAYVSSVPLAIGGFVLLGMALTLFGIPFSTLLQRSTPAHLLGRVRTAMVAASTACSALCYGLSSYLTTFFSISFVFLFFALSGLVMTSIWLLIHRTVSFTEERQDKVG from the coding sequence CTGATTGCGACGGGTGTATTCTTGATTCGTTTTCTCGTTTCGACGTTCGTTGGACCGTGGATCGACCGCTTCGTCAGCGCATCGTTGTACCAAATGTCGTTGCTCATTCGATTGCTTGCACTTGGTATTACGTTAGCAGGAATCGGGATGACGGACGTCGTCCTGCCGTGGTTACTCGGCTTACTCGTCGTTCAGACGATTTTACAAATCATTAGTGGCAATGCCGTCTTCACATGGGTCGTTGATTTAGTCGAAGATGACCAATTACCGCAAGCGAATGCCTATCTCGCAACGATTGAACGAATCGGGACGTTAAGCGGATTCTTGCTCGGTGGGATGATGATCGCCCGTTTTTCGATTGCGAGTATCTTATGGCTTGATCTTGGACTGCATCTCGTTGCCTGGTTGCTCGTCCGACACATGACGGGACAGGTGGCTGAAGGGGTGCGTACCGGATCGTACCGCGAAGCGTTACTCGAAGGAATTCGCCACGTCGCGCGTGACAGTCGCTTGAAATGGATCCTTGGTTGTGCGATCCTCGCAAATTGGATGATCACACCGATGAACACTTTACTTGCGCCATACGCGAAGGACGTCTTATCGGGGAATGCACAGACCTTTTCTGCGCTTGAGCTAGCAACAGTAATCGGGGGAATCACGATGTCGCTCCTATACGGGAAGTGGGTCGTCTCGATAAGACAGGATAAGCTGTTTCGCGTCGCTGTTGTACTGCAAGGGCTCGCGATTGCAATCGTTGCTTATGTCTCGTCCGTTCCTCTTGCGATTGGCGGGTTCGTCTTACTCGGCATGGCGCTGACGTTGTTTGGGATTCCGTTTTCGACCTTGTTACAACGCTCGACGCCTGCGCACTTGCTCGGACGGGTCCGGACCGCGATGGTCGCAGCATCAACGGCGTGTTCCGCGCTCTGTTACGGTCTATCGTCGTACTTGACGACGTTCTTCAGCATCTCGTTCGTCTTCCTGTTCTTTGCCTTGAGTGGTCTTGTCATGACTAGTATCTGGTTACTGATTCATCGTACCGTTTCCTTTACGGAGGAGCGACAGGACAAGGTCGGATGA